One region of Manis pentadactyla isolate mManPen7 chromosome 9, mManPen7.hap1, whole genome shotgun sequence genomic DNA includes:
- the LOC130684898 gene encoding diphosphoinositol polyphosphate phosphohydrolase 1-like → MMKLKSNQTRTYDGDGYKKRAACLCFRSESEEEVLLVSSSRHPDRWIGPGGGMEPEEEPSVAAVREVCEEAGVKGTLGRLVGIFENQERKHRTYVCVLIVTEVLEDWEDSVNTGDGDGRKREWFKIEDAIKVLQYHKPVQVSYFETLRQGYSANNGTPVAATTYSVSAQSSMTGIR, encoded by the exons ATGATGAAGCTCAAGTCCAACCAGACCCGCACCTACGACGGCGACGGCTACAAGAAACGGGCCGCATGCCTGTGTTTCCGCAGCGAGAGCGAGGAGGAGGTGCTACTTGTGAGCAGTAGTCGCCATCCAGACCGATGGATTGGCCCTGGAGGAGGCATGGAGCCGGAGGAGGAACCAAGTGTGGCAGCAGTCCGTGAAGTCTGTGAGGAGGCTGGAGTGAAAGGGACATTGGGAAGATTAGTTGGAATTTTCGAGAACCAGGAGAGGAAGCATAGAACATATGTCTGTGTGCTCATTGTCACAGAAGTGCTGGAGGACTGGGAAGACTCAGTTAACACTGGAGATGGGGAC ggaaggaagagggaatgGTTTAAGATAGAAGATGCCATAAAAGTGCTACAGTACCACAAACCCGTGCAGGTGTCATATTTTGAAACGTTGAGGCAAGGCTACTCAGCCAACAATGGCACCCCGGTCGCCGCTACCACATACTCGGTTTCGGCTCAGAGCTCGATGACAGGCATCAGATGA